GCTTCTGTCTCAGTTCCTGCAGTCGATCTTCAGTGATGGTCAAGAAACCCATACAAGCAGTTAAGACAAGTTGGCTGCTATCAAACGTGGAACCAGTAAGTGTTTGCAATAAAGTTATAACATCTCCAGCATCCTTCGTTGTAACTAGAGCAGGTCCTGTAGATCAAACGCTAATATAATTCAATGTGTCTCACTTAAATTATTCAGGAAACATGAAACGTGTACCATATAAATCCATCAAAGCAAGCGCAGTTCGAAAGAGCATGACGCGGTTCCCTTCAAACAGGATCACATCCCACACTCGAAGAACTGAAATTAGGGCAAGATGGTGTAGAGTTTGAGCTATGTTGGGAAGTAATTATGTATTTCAGCCTGTTATGCAAAACAATCATAAGCACACACCACTTTCCCATGGAAGCGTGTTTACAAAGATTGAGAGGAACCAAGGCCCAGACATCCATGCCACTTCAACTCCCAAGTAATCAAGATGGTTTACTGCAGCAAACTGGATTTGATGACGGACTGTGTATATCTAATATGAGTGAAGAAGCCATATGATAAAAGCTTTTTATAGAGGACTAACCTAGTTTAGGAAACCTTTCACGCATCAAGTCCTCAAAAACAAGTTGGTCAACCTATGaagtaacaaaattttaagGCTTCTGTTAACATGAGCACATTCCTGAAACAACAATTGTTAAGACACAAACCTGGGATTCTGTCATTTCTTGTGAGAAATAACCTTCAAAATAATCATCGATTATACCCACCAGTGTCCTGAAAGGAGAGACTAGGTAAAAACTAGCTCATTCAGTATTATTTTCTGCATGATCATAtgttgatttaaataaaaagatctCTATATGATGATGCTCTAATATTTTTCCCTTCCCTAAGTTATAAAAGTTCATACAGTTCCAAAACAGGATGATGTAAAAGCTTGAAAGTTACCAGAACGCATTTTCCTCAGGCATCATCAGAAGTAATAAGCCAGCAAAGAAATTCATTGCCTGGAGTAACAAAGAGCatggaatgaaaatttaaaaataaaaacaagaaaaatttCTAAGTGAAGTTTGACTTGAATGATGCAGACACAAGAGGAAGATTTTCATCTTATTATTCATGCAAACTGAAGAATCTTACTACAACTTGCATTCTCCCATATTTTTACAGGTCTTGTAATCTTTATGCAACATTTCTGACTATATCCAGATAACAGAAATCATCTGAAGTATCCATTGTAAATAACATTTGTCTCCCAGTTTCCTAATTTGTGACTTTACCatcttaaatatatatagatagcaTCCTCTTGTCCGTATGTGCTTataatagtcatttttttctattattataatagACATAATATTTTCCACTCTCTCCAGTTCATAAACTTATCTTCTAACATGCACATTTTGTAAATCATAtggctaaataaataaattacaatcttGCTTCTATTTTCCTCCCCAGTGTTCAAGCTTCACCTCATATCATATCTCTGTAAGATtacttttcatctttttttcttagTCATTTGACGCCGAATACGATAAACCTAAACCAGGCAGTCACCTGGCAATACCCAACTGAGGGGTTATGCAGAGCATATGCTGAGAGCACACGCCGTAATGAGTTTCTGCCAGTTTCATTTAATGCCGGATGGCCTGGAAATGTTCGTGGCAGATCCTGCAGCAAGCGAACAAGAAAATCAGTCTTTACACATAATGACAAGGCAtgatagaaataaattttagtaatagaTGTTGACTAGAATTTGAAGAGAGAACTAAGATGTTCAACAATGGACAAAATTCTATTCCAAAGTTAATAAAGTTCAAGCATCCATCCGGGCGGGGTATTGCTATTGAAGACCATCCTAGATGAACCCTAAAAGAAGCAGCACCTACGAATCAAAAAGATTGAACGATAAAGTCCAGGAGCCATGCAGCTAACGACCTTCTCAATCTGCTTCTTTAACTTTTCTGACAAATTGCCTTTCTTCTCTTCAGATGCTGATTTATCATGCTCTTTGCCATCACTACCAGCATCACATTCTACAGCCAGCAAATCTTGGTAATATCTATCCACTCGGCGGGTTCTAACACCAACGAATGCTTGCCACACCTGCCCAATTAAGTAAGtgcaaaaatataaagaagcTTTAGAGCTGGAAAAGTGATGTCAATAATTTCGCGTTTGATGCAACGGTGTAACTGTACCTCCCCCCTAAGTTCCCTGGGTACTCCTAATTGAACAAGGGATGCAAGTTCTTGTTTCCACGGAAAACTGGATTCTGTGGGCAGTAGTATATCACTGGAACTAGTTTCTACTGTAGGAGCTTCTGCACTATCAGTTCTCTCACTATCGTCTTCAGACCCTCCACCATCTGCTCTTCCCTCGTCTATTGATGGAAGGTCATTATTTTCGCACCTTATCTTTTCATGCTTCGTGTTCGCATTCTTCTTTATTCGTAAACTCATCAAATGGTCTATGGTATTTAGTGATGAACTAATATCAGCCCATGTCTTCACCTCACGGGGCTTACTATGTTGGTTACTTGGAGCTTCCTTGGGAGGTATACTTCCCTCAGACCTCTTTTCACTTGAATTTCCATCTTCTCCGCTCACCTTTTCAACAGCAGTGACTTCAGAAATGGCAGCGGACTGTTCAGCCGAATCTTCCCTTTCCTCACTTGCTGTTTGAATGAGATCACGTGGCTCCTCTGTAACCTCGGAAACCACATTTTCACTTGCTGTTTGACTGAGATCAGGTTGATCCTTTGTAACCTCAGAAACCAGAGGTTCACTTGCTGATTGACTGAGATCATGTGGCTCCTCTGTAACCTCGGAAACCACAGGTTCACTTGCTGTTTGCCTGAGATCATGTGGCTCCTCTGTAACCTCGGAAACCACAGGTTCACTTGCTGTTTGCCTGAGATCATGTGGCTCCTCAGTAACCTCGGAAACCACAGGTTCAGTGTCATCTTCCTTAGCATGACTAGCCCTTGTAGACTCTTCTTGCTGCACAAGAAATCCCCTCCATTTTTCCAATCTCTCCCCTTCTTCCTCCTGGAATTTCACATGTAGACTTTTAGCGGAACACAAGAAATCCCCTCCATTTTCTTAAGTTTACCAAACACATGCGataaataacaaatcaaatcCACACAGGTTCTCTAATAAGAAAGTATTAGTATAACTCAACTACAAGccaccaaaaacaaaacggaaACTGAATCATATTGCCA
The genomic region above belongs to Salvia hispanica cultivar TCC Black 2014 chromosome 3, UniMelb_Shisp_WGS_1.0, whole genome shotgun sequence and contains:
- the LOC125216290 gene encoding GTPase-activating protein gyp3-like, whose protein sequence is MLLSLLSKRTLYDDSRDSYGFTVRPQHAHRYREYSNIYKEEEGERLEKWRGFLVQQEESTRASHAKEDDTEPVVSEVTEEPHDLRQTASEPVVSEVTEEPHDLRQTASEPVVSEVTEEPHDLSQSASEPLVSEVTKDQPDLSQTASENVVSEVTEEPRDLIQTASEEREDSAEQSAAISEVTAVEKVSGEDGNSSEKRSEGSIPPKEAPSNQHSKPREVKTWADISSSLNTIDHLMSLRIKKNANTKHEKIRCENNDLPSIDEGRADGGGSEDDSERTDSAEAPTVETSSSDILLPTESSFPWKQELASLVQLGVPRELRGEVWQAFVGVRTRRVDRYYQDLLAVECDAGSDGKEHDKSASEEKKGNLSEKLKKQIEKDLPRTFPGHPALNETGRNSLRRVLSAYALHNPSVGYCQAMNFFAGLLLLMMPEENAFWTLVGIIDDYFEGYFSQEMTESQVDQLVFEDLMRERFPKLVNHLDYLGVEVAWMSGPWFLSIFVNTLPWESVLRVWDVILFEGNRVMLFRTALALMDLYGPALVTTKDAGDVITLLQTLTGSTFDSSQLVLTACMGFLTITEDRLQELRQKHRPSVVSTFNERAKGCKSFKDPKGLATKLYSFKHDRGQIAKENEIEAGLNDNMDLGEIPCLESHSASLDEYLKGMTIDSEVDSLPDLQEQVIWLKVELCRLLEEKRSAMLRSEELESAFIEMVQEDNRMELAAKVEKLEKEVAELRQVLSDKKEGEKAMLEVLMNVEQEQRIADEARRSAEQQLRALQEKYDKAMGALDAKEKRVVMAETMLEATLQYESGQSKASSPNSTKKTGLLSFGLGWRKGKDDSGNNVPDDADGHQQDR